A genomic region of Melanotaenia boesemani isolate fMelBoe1 chromosome 21, fMelBoe1.pri, whole genome shotgun sequence contains the following coding sequences:
- the LOC121632037 gene encoding ataxin-2-like protein isoform X1 yields the protein MLKQQQQPGSGGRKASNGTSAPGGMSSPVSGINSSSRTPAGRNRTSKLTFQSSPVFEGVYNNARMLHFLTAVVGSTCDIRVKNGSMFEGIFKTLSSRCELAVDAVHKRTEEGSSPSAPPRREDITDTMIFSPSDLVTMICRDVDLNYATRDTFTDTAITSSRINGEHKEKVLQRWEGGDSNGESYDLENDASNGWDANEMFRYNEVKYGVTSTYDSSLSMYTVPLERGNSEVYRQREARAARLASEIESSPQYRQRVNLENEEGKSEEDKYSAVVREGNDRERGRESPRDRERERGRDSPGASNREGKYIPPQRQREMNRERAERGPGGPPPHNRLSGGYRSTPPSSSSSSPRPPLPSAAGNQPGPSPSERSSPLSGRGGAFASHHPQGSPSPGPGSGPASPYTPASPGGQAPTPTSASAATSPASPPAPHGHAVPHSHSLPHSLSDVGRPVNGVSSRTSPKAQRPPQSSRTSRNPNSHPQSTAARSPKSGSFQDKLYLDTSSVSLPTQKTSGPAPLFPVDVNEILGAAAKERSAESPSSTEDNKSSKAPSVQQMSQIEELRKFGKEFRLQPSGGSSSSPTSPAAATPPTVSEAAQSSAAKSTPSNAQPSSEPKPLPLAPSPSQPQPQPSPAPTEDASKDAATTQSPAAATTTAQLSDRQSPATPQPARTPGSEDVRSETTERTEGVADQVKKSTLNPNAKEFNPIKPQIPMTKPNTAPTPPRPTPPSPVVLQHHGGQGPLYNTPYLSYVSQIHPVQAPQMYPYAMSTVSQGKYARTKNSVVATRSDHGTSAPPMLQAAASAAGAPLVASPYPQSYLQYNPQQYGQQQVIQAITPYPGQPMYSMLQGGARMIGQGGGPHPQALGPGGPQFPTQGDGSQGPQQGIYAPQSFSHHSGAVHQPQPSSTPTGNQPPPQHAAPSPGQNAQSGPQAQSLYHSGPLSAPTPPNMPPGHTSPQGTYPIQGYSIHSHQAIPPTYPLGQIAQAHVQGPMSGPHHSGSHGQPQLVMLQPPQQGPGGVPQHGPQQGAHQHFYLGHQAMQVQTHPASFHPPGN from the exons ATGCtgaaacaacagcagcaaccCGGCTCAGGCGGGAGAAAGGCGTCTAACGGAACATCGGCCCCCGGAGGTATGTCTTCCCCAGTCAGTGgcatcaacagcagcagcaggacacCGGCTGGAAG GAATCGAACTTCAAAGCTGACATTCCAGTCATCTCCG GTGTTTGAGGGTGTGTACAACAATGCCAGAATGCTTCATTTCCTCACAGCTGTGGTG gGGTCTACTTGTGACATAAGAGTAAAGAATGGCAGCATGTTTGAAGGCATATTCAAAACTCTCAGTTCCCGG TGTGAGTTGGCCGTGGATGCTGTACACAAACGTACCGAGGAAGGGAGTTCACCATCAGCTCCGCCAAGGAGAGAGGACATTACCGACACCATGATATTTAGCCCTTCAGATTTGGTGACAATGATCTGCAGAGATGTTGACCTCAACTATGCCACCAGAG acaccTTTACAGACACAGCCATCACCTCTAGTCGCATCAATGGAGAACATAAGGAGAAGGTTTTACAGAGGTGGGAGGGAGGAGACAGCAATGGAGAGAGTTATGATCTGGAAAATGATGCA TCCAACGGCTGGGACGCTAATGAAATGTTCCGCTACAATGAAGTGAAATATGGAGTCACTTCGACATATGATTCCAGCCTCTCCATGTATAC TGTTCCACTGGAAAGAGGCAACTCTGAGGTGTATCGGCAGAGGGAGGCACGTGCGGCTCGTCTGGCTAGTGAGATTGAATCCAGCCCCCAGTATCGCCAACGTGTAAACCTGGAAAATGAGGAGGGCAAAAGCGAGGAAGATAAGTACAGCGCTGTAGTCAGGGAAGGCAACGACCGCGAGAGGGGTCGGGAAAGCCCCCGTGACAGAGAGCGTGAAAGAGGCCGAGACAGTCCGGGAGCCAGCAACAG ggAGGGCAAGTACATTCCACCTCAGCGTCAAAGAGAGATGAACCGAGAGCGAGCTGAAAGAGGTCCTGGTGGGCCTCCACCGCACAATCGTCTAAGTGGTGGTTACCGTTCCACCCCTccatcctcttcttcctcctctcccaGACCCCCACTTCCTTCTGCTGCTGGAAACCAGCCTGGGCCCTCCCCTTCAGAGAGGAGCAGCCCTCTGTCGGGTCGAGGTGGGGCCTTTGCTTCCCACCACCCACAGGGAAGCCCCAGCCCAGGTCCTGGCTCGGGTCCTGCAAGCCCCTACACACCTGCTTCTCCTGGTGGACAAGCACCCACCCCTACCTCTGCTTCTGCTGCCACATCCCCAGCCAGCCCCCCTGCTCCACACGGACATGCAGTTCCTCATTCCCATTCACTCCCACACTCGCTGTCTGATGTTGGTAGACCTGTTAATGGAG TCTCTTCTAGAACATCTCCTAAAGCCCAAAGACCACCACAGTCAAGCAGGACAAGCCGCAATCCAAACTCACACCCTCAGTCCACAG CTGCACGTTCTCCTAAATCAGGCTCTTTCCAGGATAAGCTTTATCTGGACACTTCATCTGTCTCCTTGCCCACCCAGAAGACATCTGGCCCTGCCCCTCTCTTCCCTGTAGATG TGAATGAGATCCTTGGTGCAGCTGCAAAAGAACGGTCTGCTGAGAGTCCGAGCAGCACAGAAGATAACAAGAGCAGTAAAG CTCCCTCAGTTCAGCAGATGTCACAGATTGAAGAGCTGCGAAAATTTGGCAAAGAATTCAGG CTCCAGCCAAGTGGAGGCAGCTCTAGCTCTCCTACttctccagcagcagcaaccCCTCCGACTGTCAGTGAGGCTGCCCAGTCCAGCGCAGCAAAGTCCACACCATCAAACGCTCAGCCTTCTTCAGAGCCCAAGCCTCTGCCTCTAGCTCCCAGTCCTTCTCAGCCCCAACCTCAGCCCTCACCAGCTCCCACTGAGGACGCCAGCAAGGATGCTGCAACCACACAGAGTCCTGCAGCCGCCACCACCACAGCACAGCTTTCAGACAGGCAATCACCAGCCACCCCTCAGCCAGCTAGGACCCCAGGAAGTGAGGATGTCAGGTCAGAGACAACCGAGCGAACGGAAGGCGTAGCAGA TCAAGTGAAGAAATCAACCCTAAACCCAAACGCTAAAGAGTTCAACCCAATCAAACCTCAAATCCCTATG ACAAAGCCTAACACTGCACCCACCCCGCCTCGGCCAACCCCTCCGAGCCCAGTGGTGCTGCAACACCATGGTGGACAGGGACCACTCTACAATACTCCCTACCTCTCCTACGTCTCACAGATTCACCCTGTGCAG GCTCCACAAATGTACCCGTACGCCATGTCCACAGTCAGCCAAGGAAAATACGCCAGGACCAAAA ACTCAGTAGTGGCTACCCGCTCTGATCATGGCACGTCAGCACCACCCATGTTGCAagctgcagcatcagcagctgGGGCTCCTCTGGTGGCGTCCCCTTACCCTCAGTCCTACCTTCAGTACAACCCACAGCAGTATGGCCAGCAGCAAGTCATTCAGGCCATAACTCCATACCCAGGACAG CCAATGTACTCCATGCTGCAGGGTGGAGCCAGGATGATAGGTCAGGGTGGTGGTCCTCATCCACAAGCCCTTGGACCAGGTGGCCCTCAATTTCCTACACAGGGAGATGGATCTCAAGGGCCGCAGCAAGGCATCTATG CTCCACAGTCATTCTCTCATCATTCGGGCGCAGTTCATCAACCACAGCCCTCCAGTACCCCAACAGGCAACCAACCCCCACCCCAGCATGCTGCACCCAGCCCCGGACAG AATGCCCAGTCAGGCCCACAGGCTCAGTCCTTGTACCACTCAGGTCCCTTGTCGGCACCCACACCACCTAACATGCCTCCAGGCCACACATCTCCACAGGGCACTTACCCTATTCAGGGCTACAGCATCCACAGTCACCAGGCCATCCCACCAACATACCCCTTGGGGCAGATAGCACAG GCCCATGTACAGGGACCTATGTCAGGTCCTCACCACTCAGGGAGCCACGGTCAGCCTCAGTTAGTAATGTTGCAGCCTCCTCAGCAGGGTCCTGGCGGAGTGCCCCAGCACGGACCTCAGCAAGGAGCACATCAGCACTTTTACTTAGGACACCAAG CGATGCAGGTACAAACACATCCTGCTTCATTCCATCCGCCTGGAAACTaa
- the LOC121632037 gene encoding ataxin-2-like protein isoform X2, whose amino-acid sequence MSSPVSGINSSSRTPAGRNRTSKLTFQSSPVFEGVYNNARMLHFLTAVVGSTCDIRVKNGSMFEGIFKTLSSRCELAVDAVHKRTEEGSSPSAPPRREDITDTMIFSPSDLVTMICRDVDLNYATRDTFTDTAITSSRINGEHKEKVLQRWEGGDSNGESYDLENDASNGWDANEMFRYNEVKYGVTSTYDSSLSMYTVPLERGNSEVYRQREARAARLASEIESSPQYRQRVNLENEEGKSEEDKYSAVVREGNDRERGRESPRDRERERGRDSPGASNREGKYIPPQRQREMNRERAERGPGGPPPHNRLSGGYRSTPPSSSSSSPRPPLPSAAGNQPGPSPSERSSPLSGRGGAFASHHPQGSPSPGPGSGPASPYTPASPGGQAPTPTSASAATSPASPPAPHGHAVPHSHSLPHSLSDVGRPVNGVSSRTSPKAQRPPQSSRTSRNPNSHPQSTAARSPKSGSFQDKLYLDTSSVSLPTQKTSGPAPLFPVDVNEILGAAAKERSAESPSSTEDNKSSKAPSVQQMSQIEELRKFGKEFRLQPSGGSSSSPTSPAAATPPTVSEAAQSSAAKSTPSNAQPSSEPKPLPLAPSPSQPQPQPSPAPTEDASKDAATTQSPAAATTTAQLSDRQSPATPQPARTPGSEDVRSETTERTEGVADQVKKSTLNPNAKEFNPIKPQIPMTKPNTAPTPPRPTPPSPVVLQHHGGQGPLYNTPYLSYVSQIHPVQAPQMYPYAMSTVSQGKYARTKNSVVATRSDHGTSAPPMLQAAASAAGAPLVASPYPQSYLQYNPQQYGQQQVIQAITPYPGQPMYSMLQGGARMIGQGGGPHPQALGPGGPQFPTQGDGSQGPQQGIYAPQSFSHHSGAVHQPQPSSTPTGNQPPPQHAAPSPGQNAQSGPQAQSLYHSGPLSAPTPPNMPPGHTSPQGTYPIQGYSIHSHQAIPPTYPLGQIAQAHVQGPMSGPHHSGSHGQPQLVMLQPPQQGPGGVPQHGPQQGAHQHFYLGHQAMQVQTHPASFHPPGN is encoded by the exons ATGTCTTCCCCAGTCAGTGgcatcaacagcagcagcaggacacCGGCTGGAAG GAATCGAACTTCAAAGCTGACATTCCAGTCATCTCCG GTGTTTGAGGGTGTGTACAACAATGCCAGAATGCTTCATTTCCTCACAGCTGTGGTG gGGTCTACTTGTGACATAAGAGTAAAGAATGGCAGCATGTTTGAAGGCATATTCAAAACTCTCAGTTCCCGG TGTGAGTTGGCCGTGGATGCTGTACACAAACGTACCGAGGAAGGGAGTTCACCATCAGCTCCGCCAAGGAGAGAGGACATTACCGACACCATGATATTTAGCCCTTCAGATTTGGTGACAATGATCTGCAGAGATGTTGACCTCAACTATGCCACCAGAG acaccTTTACAGACACAGCCATCACCTCTAGTCGCATCAATGGAGAACATAAGGAGAAGGTTTTACAGAGGTGGGAGGGAGGAGACAGCAATGGAGAGAGTTATGATCTGGAAAATGATGCA TCCAACGGCTGGGACGCTAATGAAATGTTCCGCTACAATGAAGTGAAATATGGAGTCACTTCGACATATGATTCCAGCCTCTCCATGTATAC TGTTCCACTGGAAAGAGGCAACTCTGAGGTGTATCGGCAGAGGGAGGCACGTGCGGCTCGTCTGGCTAGTGAGATTGAATCCAGCCCCCAGTATCGCCAACGTGTAAACCTGGAAAATGAGGAGGGCAAAAGCGAGGAAGATAAGTACAGCGCTGTAGTCAGGGAAGGCAACGACCGCGAGAGGGGTCGGGAAAGCCCCCGTGACAGAGAGCGTGAAAGAGGCCGAGACAGTCCGGGAGCCAGCAACAG ggAGGGCAAGTACATTCCACCTCAGCGTCAAAGAGAGATGAACCGAGAGCGAGCTGAAAGAGGTCCTGGTGGGCCTCCACCGCACAATCGTCTAAGTGGTGGTTACCGTTCCACCCCTccatcctcttcttcctcctctcccaGACCCCCACTTCCTTCTGCTGCTGGAAACCAGCCTGGGCCCTCCCCTTCAGAGAGGAGCAGCCCTCTGTCGGGTCGAGGTGGGGCCTTTGCTTCCCACCACCCACAGGGAAGCCCCAGCCCAGGTCCTGGCTCGGGTCCTGCAAGCCCCTACACACCTGCTTCTCCTGGTGGACAAGCACCCACCCCTACCTCTGCTTCTGCTGCCACATCCCCAGCCAGCCCCCCTGCTCCACACGGACATGCAGTTCCTCATTCCCATTCACTCCCACACTCGCTGTCTGATGTTGGTAGACCTGTTAATGGAG TCTCTTCTAGAACATCTCCTAAAGCCCAAAGACCACCACAGTCAAGCAGGACAAGCCGCAATCCAAACTCACACCCTCAGTCCACAG CTGCACGTTCTCCTAAATCAGGCTCTTTCCAGGATAAGCTTTATCTGGACACTTCATCTGTCTCCTTGCCCACCCAGAAGACATCTGGCCCTGCCCCTCTCTTCCCTGTAGATG TGAATGAGATCCTTGGTGCAGCTGCAAAAGAACGGTCTGCTGAGAGTCCGAGCAGCACAGAAGATAACAAGAGCAGTAAAG CTCCCTCAGTTCAGCAGATGTCACAGATTGAAGAGCTGCGAAAATTTGGCAAAGAATTCAGG CTCCAGCCAAGTGGAGGCAGCTCTAGCTCTCCTACttctccagcagcagcaaccCCTCCGACTGTCAGTGAGGCTGCCCAGTCCAGCGCAGCAAAGTCCACACCATCAAACGCTCAGCCTTCTTCAGAGCCCAAGCCTCTGCCTCTAGCTCCCAGTCCTTCTCAGCCCCAACCTCAGCCCTCACCAGCTCCCACTGAGGACGCCAGCAAGGATGCTGCAACCACACAGAGTCCTGCAGCCGCCACCACCACAGCACAGCTTTCAGACAGGCAATCACCAGCCACCCCTCAGCCAGCTAGGACCCCAGGAAGTGAGGATGTCAGGTCAGAGACAACCGAGCGAACGGAAGGCGTAGCAGA TCAAGTGAAGAAATCAACCCTAAACCCAAACGCTAAAGAGTTCAACCCAATCAAACCTCAAATCCCTATG ACAAAGCCTAACACTGCACCCACCCCGCCTCGGCCAACCCCTCCGAGCCCAGTGGTGCTGCAACACCATGGTGGACAGGGACCACTCTACAATACTCCCTACCTCTCCTACGTCTCACAGATTCACCCTGTGCAG GCTCCACAAATGTACCCGTACGCCATGTCCACAGTCAGCCAAGGAAAATACGCCAGGACCAAAA ACTCAGTAGTGGCTACCCGCTCTGATCATGGCACGTCAGCACCACCCATGTTGCAagctgcagcatcagcagctgGGGCTCCTCTGGTGGCGTCCCCTTACCCTCAGTCCTACCTTCAGTACAACCCACAGCAGTATGGCCAGCAGCAAGTCATTCAGGCCATAACTCCATACCCAGGACAG CCAATGTACTCCATGCTGCAGGGTGGAGCCAGGATGATAGGTCAGGGTGGTGGTCCTCATCCACAAGCCCTTGGACCAGGTGGCCCTCAATTTCCTACACAGGGAGATGGATCTCAAGGGCCGCAGCAAGGCATCTATG CTCCACAGTCATTCTCTCATCATTCGGGCGCAGTTCATCAACCACAGCCCTCCAGTACCCCAACAGGCAACCAACCCCCACCCCAGCATGCTGCACCCAGCCCCGGACAG AATGCCCAGTCAGGCCCACAGGCTCAGTCCTTGTACCACTCAGGTCCCTTGTCGGCACCCACACCACCTAACATGCCTCCAGGCCACACATCTCCACAGGGCACTTACCCTATTCAGGGCTACAGCATCCACAGTCACCAGGCCATCCCACCAACATACCCCTTGGGGCAGATAGCACAG GCCCATGTACAGGGACCTATGTCAGGTCCTCACCACTCAGGGAGCCACGGTCAGCCTCAGTTAGTAATGTTGCAGCCTCCTCAGCAGGGTCCTGGCGGAGTGCCCCAGCACGGACCTCAGCAAGGAGCACATCAGCACTTTTACTTAGGACACCAAG CGATGCAGGTACAAACACATCCTGCTTCATTCCATCCGCCTGGAAACTaa